In one Variovorax sp. V213 genomic region, the following are encoded:
- a CDS encoding class I SAM-dependent methyltransferase, translated as MSTTSSTFVAADGDGYERLMGRWSRLLALPFLDFVGTADGDRILDVGCGTGHLAFAVARRTGAGEVRGVDLAQPYIEHARRHNEDARIAFEVADACALPYPAQSFDRVLSLLVLHFVPEPGKAIAEMRRVAKPGAVVGAAVWDARGGWISNRMFFDTAAMLDPEAGARRARNYTRPLTRPGELAKAWREAGFKGVEETTLAIRMEFASFADYWGPYEGKDGPGAEYVATLDAQARSRLREAVQAAYLDGEADGVRSYAALAWAVKGTAPA; from the coding sequence ATGAGCACCACGTCTTCGACCTTCGTCGCCGCCGACGGCGATGGCTATGAACGGTTGATGGGCCGCTGGAGCCGCCTTCTCGCGCTGCCTTTTCTCGACTTCGTGGGCACCGCGGACGGAGACCGCATCCTCGACGTCGGATGCGGCACGGGCCATCTGGCCTTTGCCGTGGCCCGCCGCACGGGCGCGGGCGAAGTGCGGGGCGTGGACCTCGCGCAGCCCTACATCGAACATGCCAGGCGCCACAACGAGGATGCGCGCATCGCCTTCGAGGTGGCCGACGCCTGCGCGCTGCCGTACCCGGCGCAAAGCTTCGACCGCGTGCTCTCGCTGCTGGTGCTGCACTTCGTTCCGGAGCCGGGCAAGGCGATTGCCGAGATGCGGCGCGTCGCGAAGCCCGGCGCCGTGGTCGGTGCAGCGGTGTGGGACGCGCGCGGCGGCTGGATCTCCAACCGCATGTTCTTCGACACCGCTGCCATGCTCGACCCGGAGGCCGGCGCGCGCCGCGCCCGCAACTACACGCGGCCCCTGACGCGGCCCGGCGAACTGGCCAAGGCATGGCGCGAGGCCGGGTTCAAGGGCGTGGAAGAAACGACGCTCGCCATCCGGATGGAGTTCGCCTCGTTCGCGGACTATTGGGGCCCCTACGAAGGCAAGGACGGCCCCGGCGCGGAGTACGTTGCCACCCTGGATGCGCAGGCGCGTTCGCGGCTGCGCGAGGCCGTCCAGGCAGCCTATCTCGACGGCGAAGCCGATGGCGTTCGCTCGTACGCAGCGCTGGCCTGGGCCGTCAAGGGCACGGCGCCGGCTTAG
- a CDS encoding glutathione S-transferase family protein produces MTIIITAFERSPDGGKGLARDTRVRWALEEAGLPYEVHLVSFRAMKEAAHLALNPFGQIPTYEEGALALFETGSIVLHIAERHPGLFPADANARARAITWMFAALNTVEPPILELVTAKLAEGDRPWKAERLPLVEDRVRARLNQLAARLGDGDWLDGGFSAGDLLMVSVLLRLRPSGLLNEFPSLAGYVARGEARPAYQRAFAAQLAINAAPLPAG; encoded by the coding sequence ATGACCATCATCATCACCGCCTTTGAACGGTCGCCCGACGGCGGCAAGGGTCTGGCGCGCGACACGCGCGTGCGCTGGGCGCTGGAGGAAGCCGGCCTGCCCTACGAGGTGCACCTGGTGTCCTTCCGCGCGATGAAGGAGGCCGCGCATCTGGCGCTCAATCCCTTCGGCCAGATCCCCACCTACGAGGAAGGCGCCCTCGCGCTGTTCGAGACCGGCTCCATCGTGCTTCACATCGCCGAGCGCCACCCGGGCCTGTTCCCCGCCGATGCCAACGCAAGGGCGCGCGCCATCACGTGGATGTTCGCGGCGCTCAATACGGTCGAGCCGCCCATCCTCGAACTCGTCACTGCCAAGCTGGCGGAAGGCGACAGGCCTTGGAAGGCCGAGCGCCTGCCTCTCGTCGAGGACCGGGTGCGCGCCCGACTGAACCAGCTGGCCGCCCGCTTGGGCGATGGTGATTGGCTGGACGGCGGCTTCAGCGCGGGCGACCTGCTGATGGTGTCGGTGCTGCTGCGGCTGAGACCGTCCGGCTTGCTGAACGAGTTTCCCAGCCTGGCCGGCTATGTCGCTCGCGGCGAAGCGCGGCCGGCCTACCAACGGGCGTTCGCTGCGCAACTGGCGATCAAC
- a CDS encoding Bug family tripartite tricarboxylate transporter substrate binding protein: protein MKTSKMRLCLAAGLAALLAVPALAQTAYPAQPLKLIVPYPAGGATDALARTIGQKLQEAWGQPAMVENRPGAGGTIGNSFVAKAPPDGHTVLIAITALIQQPSLMEKLPYDPLKDLAPVTMIARSPSMLAVPLDSPAKDLKSFIAMVKQSPGKYNFGSYGAGTSSHIQGALLNMQAGIDLVHVPFQGAAPLVTNLVGGQLASAFIDSASARPHLKSMRPLAVTGTQRMPGLPDVPTFAELGYHSFDPYGWFGVFLPAGTPAPVVQKLSDEINRIVHLPEVSAKIEALGLQVAGGKPEEFQKLVRADAAIYAKIIKDANIRVAQ from the coding sequence TGGCGCAAACAGCCTATCCGGCACAGCCGCTCAAGCTGATCGTGCCCTACCCCGCCGGCGGTGCCACCGATGCGCTAGCGCGCACCATCGGGCAGAAACTGCAGGAAGCCTGGGGGCAGCCGGCGATGGTGGAGAACCGGCCCGGCGCCGGCGGCACCATCGGCAACAGCTTCGTCGCGAAGGCGCCGCCCGACGGCCACACGGTGCTCATTGCCATCACCGCGCTGATCCAGCAGCCATCGCTCATGGAGAAGCTTCCCTACGATCCTCTGAAGGATCTCGCGCCCGTCACCATGATCGCGCGCAGCCCGAGCATGCTGGCCGTGCCACTGGACTCGCCCGCCAAAGACCTGAAGAGCTTCATCGCGATGGTGAAGCAGAGCCCCGGCAAGTACAACTTCGGCAGCTACGGCGCCGGCACCTCGTCGCACATCCAGGGCGCGCTGCTGAACATGCAGGCCGGCATCGACCTGGTTCACGTGCCCTTCCAGGGCGCCGCACCGCTGGTGACCAACCTCGTGGGCGGCCAGCTCGCCTCGGCCTTCATCGACAGTGCGAGTGCCCGGCCGCACCTCAAGTCCATGCGCCCGCTGGCTGTGACCGGCACGCAGCGCATGCCGGGCCTGCCCGACGTGCCGACCTTTGCCGAGCTGGGCTACCACTCGTTCGATCCGTACGGCTGGTTCGGCGTGTTCCTCCCCGCCGGCACACCGGCGCCCGTGGTGCAGAAGCTCTCGGACGAGATCAACCGCATCGTGCACCTGCCCGAAGTCAGCGCCAAGATCGAAGCGCTGGGCCTGCAGGTGGCCGGCGGCAAGCCGGAAGAGTTCCAGAAGCTGGTGCGCGCGGATGCCGCCATCTACGCCAAGATCATCAAGGACGCCAACATCCGCGTGGCGCAGTGA
- a CDS encoding cupin domain-containing protein produces MEAQPQPTQQQHFVVSHLKESDFKTGGLRNYSAYRDLGVAEATHGLAHAHVIRMIAPYRPELSVRHHHDLQFQMVYCLKGWFETEFEGVGRQRLVAGSSWVQPPGIRHTVVGWSDDCELLEILVPAEHETVNDE; encoded by the coding sequence ATGGAAGCCCAGCCACAACCCACACAGCAGCAGCACTTCGTCGTGAGCCACCTGAAGGAGTCCGACTTCAAGACCGGGGGCCTGCGCAACTACTCGGCCTACCGCGATCTCGGCGTGGCCGAGGCCACCCACGGATTGGCGCATGCCCACGTGATCCGCATGATCGCCCCCTATCGCCCCGAACTGAGCGTGCGGCACCACCACGACCTGCAGTTCCAGATGGTCTACTGCCTGAAGGGCTGGTTCGAGACCGAGTTCGAGGGCGTCGGGCGCCAGCGCCTGGTCGCAGGTTCGAGCTGGGTGCAGCCACCCGGCATACGGCACACCGTCGTGGGCTGGTCGGACGACTGCGAGCTGCTCGAGATCCTCGTGCCCGCCGAGCACGAGACGGTCAACGATGAGTGA